The Sulfurihydrogenibium azorense Az-Fu1 genome contains the following window.
ACCTCTTCTACTTGGCTTTGGTTGTAATGTTCCTGCGGTGTATGCTACTAAAACTATAGAAAATACAAGGGAAAAAATTCTAACTACGTTAATGATTCCATTTATGTCCTGTGGTGCAAGGCTTACAGTCTTTGCATTTTTTGTCTCCGTGTTTTTTAAAAATCATGGTGGACTTGTTATATTTTCCCTTTACTTGATAGGCATTTTAACCGCTATTATAGTTGCCTTACTGCTAAATAAATTTCACTTTAAAACTCAGTCTGAATTTTTTATTATGGAACTTCCTCCTTACAGACTTCCTACATTAAGGTACATTTTAAACAATGCTTGGGTTAGAGTTAAAAGTTTTATAGTAGAGGCTGGAAAATTTATATTTGCTATGTCTGTTTTAGTATGGTTTTTAACTAACATTCCTTACGGTGCAAAGAAAGATAAAACGATACTTGCAAAAGTGTCTCAAAAGGTAGCTGTTATCTTTGAACCACTTGGTTTTGGAACGTGGGAAGCAACTGCCTCCTTGTTTTCTGGATTTGTTGCTAAGGAAGTTGTACTGTCAACGATGGGTAACATATATGTAGGAGAAAAAATTGAGGAAGAAACTAAAGAGCTATCTTTTCAAGAAGGAGTAAAAGAGATAGTGGTTGGATTTGTAGATGCGAACATAAATCTTGTAAAAAACTTTATGGCTGTCTTTGGTTTTGTAAAGGTAGAGAGTGAAGAAGAGTTTAATAAAAGTCTTGCTGATAGTATAAGAAGTGCCTTTACTCCTGCATCTGCCTACTCATTTTTGGTATTTTTACTTTTATACACTCCTTGTCTTGCAACTGTATTTGCGATAAAGCAGGAGCTTAACAGTTATAAATGGATGTTTATATCTATCGCTATAAACTTTAGTTCTGCATGGATAGTGTCTTTTATAGTTTATAAGATTTTAACTTTTTATAACTTCTAAAAGTTTTTCTTGAACGTTTTTTAAAAAATTTGAGTCTGTTATTTTTTCTTTATCTTTTGTCCTTACGTAAAATGCGTCCCGTGCCCTAAGTCCCTGTGTAGAAGCTTTAACCATATGGACATATATATCAAAAGAGGCAAAAACTTTAATAATGTCAAAAAGAAGTCCTATCCTATCTTCAGCTGATACATCAAAGATAGTGTACCCTTCTGACATTTCGTTGTCTACTTTTACAAATATAGGGGGTGGAACAGTACTTGCCTTAAATCCTTTCTGTCTTTTAACTGATATCTTTTCAAAGTAAGAAGGGTCTTTTAAAACATTCTCTAAAATTTCAACAAATCTACTAAATTTAGCCTCATCTACAGCTTCAAGACTTGATGTAGAGATTTGTAGGTCTATAAGGTAAACTCCGTCTTTTCTTTCAAAACTGTAAGCTGTAAGTATGTTTATACCAAGGTAAGACAGTATTCCTGTAATTATGAGAAGTGGATTGTCTATATCTTTTATCGCTATTATTACCTGAGAGTAGCCAGCTCCCGTATTCTTTTCAAAGTGTATACTAAATTTATTATTTGAGGATAGAAGTTTGTCTTCCAATTTAACATGTTTAAGTATATCTTCTATTGGAGTTGATACTATGTAGTAGTCTGATAACCTGTTTAGATGTTTAACTGCTTTTTCTTTCCCTAGTTCTAGTATCAATATTTCTAAGAGTTTTATTCTTTTTTCTTCTGCTTTCTTTTCTATTGATTCTATACTTCCTTCTGTTAGAAGTTGAGTAGATTTTGTGTATAACTCCATAAGTAGTGCAAACTTCCAATCGTTCCAAGCTCCGGGACCTACAGCGTTTGCATCACAGTATGTTAAAACTGTTAACATATTTAAAAGTTCTTTGTTTTTTATAAGTTTTACAAACTCAGTTATTACTTTCGGCTCGTGAAGGTTCCTTCTTTGAGAGATGTGTGCCATATCAAGATGGTGCCTTACTAAAAAAGATACGGTTTCTACATCAGCAGGAGGATATCCAAACCTTTCTAAAATGTTTTTACTTAATTCAGCTCCAAGTTCACTGTGGTCAGTTTTATGTCCTTTTCCTATATCGTGTAAAAATACTGCCCATATAAGAAGGTCTTTTCTTTCTATCTCTTTGTATATCTCATAAATATGTTTCTTTTGAGGGCTGTCTATTCTTTGAAGGTTTTCTAACTCTTCTAATGCTTTTATTGCGTGGGCATCTGTTGTGTACTTGTGGTAATGGTCATACTGAAAGTGGCATCTTTGATATCCAAACTCTGGAATAATGTCATCTAAGACGTAAAAATCTTGCATCTTTTTAAGAGTTCTTGGAAGATTTGATATATTAGAAAAAATTTCTCTTATTAATGCTTTTTCTTCTTCTGTTAAAACTTTGTTTTTTAAAACTCTTTCATTTTTTCTTAAAAGATACTCAAGAGTTGAAGAGAAGTTTAAACCGTAATCTTTATAGTATTTAAAGGCTTTTAAAATGTTTACTGGGTCTCTTTCAAACTTTTTTGGGTCTAATATGTCTATCTCTTTTGACGTTCTTATAAAGACATTGTCTATTGGTATGTACTCTTCATAAGGATTTTCTTGTTCGATAAGGTTTTTTAGTATTCTGTTGGTGATGTTATTTATAGATTTAGCATTTAGGTAGTAGAGTCTCATCATTCTTTCAACACTTTCTCTAAGTTCTTCGTAATCTGCCTCAGGGCTTGCATATCCTAATTTTTTAGCTACTTCTTCTTGTAGTGGGAAGGTAAGGACATCGCATTTTTTATTACATAAAAGGTGCATCTGGTTTCTTATCTTAAGTAGGTAGTCGTATGCGTTCATAAGCTCTATGTACTCTTCTTCAAGAATTATCTGTTTTTCTACAAAGTATTTGTAGTCGTTAACATCGTCTAAGACTTTTGCTATCCAGTATACTTCGTGAAAGTCTCTTAAGCCTCCTTCACCTTCTTTAACGTGGGGTTCCATCATATATATACTACTTCCTGTGTTTTGATATCTGATTTTTCTTGCTTTTAAAGTTGCTTCTATGTAAGCTCTTCTTCTTGATTTAATTAGTTTTTTAAATCTGTCTGTTAATGTTTTGAAAATTTCTTCATTTCCGTATAAAAATCTTCCTTGAAGTAAAGCAGTTGCAACTGTTAAATCTTCTTTTGATAAGTCTAAAAAGGTTCTTATGTTTCTTGGTGAAAATCCAATGTCAACTTTTAAATCAAGTAAGCAGTAGTAAAAGTTTTCAATGCCTACTTTTAGTTTTGATATGTCTTCGTGGGTGTATACGATAGATATGTCTATGTCTGATTTAAAACAAAGCTCTCTTCTTCCGTATCCACCTAAAACGATAATGGCTACATTCTCTAAATCTGGGAAAGATATTTTGGCAAAATCTTGAATGGTCTGGTCTGTTAAATCAGAGAGCTGCCTGACTATCTCTAAACCACTTTCTCCTGCATAATGTTTTAATATTAGTTCTTTCTTTTTTTCGTTGTAGTTGTCTAGTATCTTCTTTTTTGTATCTAAATCCAAAACTTCTAACATTTTAAAAACCTCTTAAATTAATTTTATCACAATGGTATAATTTTTCTATGAGATTACTTACGTTTGATAACATTTTAATAGCATTTACTGAAAAACAAGATTTAAATCAAAGAGAAGAAAAAAACCGTTTACCTGTACAACTATCTCTGGGTGTAGATACTATACATATACCAAATCAAAAACACACAAATAAGGTTGTAAAGGTAGAAGAAGACTTAAATCAAGAGTGTGATGGCATATACACAAATAAAGAAAATACAGCTGTAGGGGTTCTTACTGCTGACTGTATTCCTATAGTGCTGTTTAACAGTAGAGAGATAGTAGTTATACACGCTGGGTGGAAAGGACTTTTTGGCGGTATTATAGAAAATGGTTTTAGTCTTCTTAAAGATAAAAGAGCTAAAGCCTTTATTGGTGCCTGTATAAGGGGTTGTTGTTATGAAGTTGATAAACAATTTGTAAACAATTTGAATATATCCGATAAATTTTATAAAATATACAACGATAAACCTTACTTAGATTTAGTTAGCGCAGCTGTAGATAAGCTAATAAAACTTTCTGTAAAAGATATTTATGACCTTGGAGAGTGTACAAAGTGTAGTGGAAAGTTTTTCTCCTACAGAAACGGAGATTTTGAAAGTAGAATACTCACAGCAGCTGTTATTAAGGAGTGAAGATGGGCTTAAAAGATTTTATAGACAAGATAAAAGGAAGAAAAAAGTTAAAAATAGAAGAAGGGTCTTGGATTAAATGTGAAAAATGCAAAACACTTCTTTACATAGAAGACCTTATTAGAAATCTAAAGATATGTCCACACTGTGGTTATACATTTAGAATGTCTGCAAAAGAAAGGGTAGACTCCCTTTTAGACAAGGTATACTCTTACGACCTTTTTCCAAAGATAAAACCTGTTGACATTTTAAACTTTAAAGATACGAAAAAATACAAAGACAGAATTAAAGAGTATCAAGAAAAAACAGGTTTAAACGACGCAATTATAATTGCAAACGGTCTTATATACGACAGAGAAGTTGTTATAGCTTCTATGGACTTTAACTTTATGGGTGGAAGTATGGGAAGTGTTGTAGGAGCAAAGTTTGTAAGGGGTGTTGAATTTGCCATAGAAAAAAAGATTCCTTTTATATCCGTAGCAGCTTCCGGTGGAGCAAGAATGCAAGAGAGTATACTATCTCTTATGCAGATGGCAAAAACAGCTATAGCTATTGATAGACTAAATAAAGCCGGAATACTTTATATATCTGTTTTAACAGATCCTACGATGGGGGGTGTTTCTGCAAGTTTCGCATTTTTAGGGGATATTATAATAGCAGAGCCAGAAAGTTTAATAGGATTTGCAGGTCCAAGAGTTATAGAGCAGACGATAAGACAGCAGCTCCCTGAAGGTTTCCAAAGGGCAGAGTTTCTACTTGAAAAAGGACAGATTGATATGGTTGTAGATAGAAAAAATCTTAAAAAAACAATCTATACACTGATAAAGCATACCCATGGATAAACCAGTAGTAGCGATAGTAGGAGCTCACAACAGTGGAAAAACCACATTTATAGAGAAAGTTGTAAATATTCTCTCAAGTGAAGGATACAATGTATGTTATATAAAACACGACCCAAAAGGAAAGGCAAAAACAGACACAGAAGGCAAAGACAGTTATAAAGTTTACCAAGCTGGCTCAAAACAAGTTATAGTAGCATCTCCTGATAAAGTATCTTCTTTTGTAAGAATGCGAGATTACACACTTTTTGACATTATAAAAAACTTCACAACACAGGACATAGATATTATAATAGTAGAAGGTTTTAAAACAGTAAAAGGTATAGACAAGTTTGAAGTGATAAGGAAGGAAGAAAATAGGCAACTGATGATAAGTAAGGAAGGTGGACTTGTTGGTGTTATAACAGATTACTACCAGTACAACTTAACCTTTGATATCAATAATCCACAAGAATTTGTAATCTATTTAAAAAATAACTACATAAAGAGGTAGAAAGATGCAGTTACACATAATATTTGCTGGAAGAGTTCAAGGTGTAGGATTTAGAAAGTTTGTTAAAAAAGTAGCAAACCAAATGAATGTAAGGGGTTTCGTAAGAAATCTTCCCGATGGAACTGTTGAAGTTTTGGCTGAAGCTGACGAAGAAACATTAAAGAACTTTTTCCAAGCTATAGAAAATGGACCACCTTTAGCAAGTGTTAACGGTATTAGGTACGAATTTTTAGAAAAAGAAGGAGGGTTTGATGAGTTTAAAATCGAGTATTAAATTAGGTTTAATATCAGCATTAATTCCTTTTATGGCTATGGCTGAAGTTTACGAAGTAAAAAAAGGTGATACTTTAGAAAAGATAGCAAAAAAATACAACGTAAGTATCGAAGATATCAAAAAAGCAAATAATATCAAGGATGAAAAAAAATTAAGAGAAGGTATGAAGTTAAAAATACCTGTAAAAACTTCAAAACAAGAAAAAAAGAAAAAAGTAGAGGTAGTAGAAGAGACCTACACAGTTAAAAAAGGTGATACTCTTGAAACAATTGCCAAAAAGTACGGTATAACCGTAAAAGAGATAATGGATTACAACAATATGAAAGATGAGAAGATATTCGCAGGAGATGAGCTTAAAATACCTTTAAAAGGGTCAGAAAAGAAAAAAGAAGAAAAGAAGGAAGAAGTAACAACTCCTTCAATAGATTACTCTAAATGTGAAGTATACACACTTAAAAAAGGTGGAACGTTAAAACACGTTTCAAAAAGGACAGGTGTAGATGTGTCTATTCTTGAAAAACTAAACGATATACCTTCAAACCAATGGTTGAAAGCCGGAACGAAAGTATGCTTAGCACCTAAGAAAGAAAAAGTAGAAGAAAAAGCACCTAAATCACAAGATTTAGAAAACTGTACCATCATCTACAACCCAACAAAGAAGATTTCTTTAGAAGAAATAGCAAGAAAGTTTCACACTTCTACAAAGAAAATCAGAGAGATTAACAACTTACCATCAAGTGTTAAATACGTAGATTCTGGACAAAAGGTATGTGTTGCGGTAGAAGATGTATCTAAATCTAAAAATGTTGTAATTGAAGAAAAACGGGAGACTCTAAAAGAAGAGCCAAAAGTTAAGGAGGAATCTCCAACAAAAGAAGTACCTATGCCTAAAAAAGTTGAGCCTAAAGTTGCTAACGGTGATAGTTTAGGTATAAAGTTAGATTGGCCTGTAAGAGGTAAAGTTGTTGCACCTTTCCAAAACGATGACCAAGTAAGACATTTAGGCATAGATATCCAGACTGAATGTGGAGCTCCCGTAAGAGCTTCGGAAGATGGTAAGGTGATATACGCAGGAGATGGAATAAAGGCCTTTGGCAACTTAGTTGTAATAAGACATAACAACGGCTTAACAACAGTCTACGGATACTTAGACAGTATTAACGTAAAAGAAGGAAGAGTTGTAACTAAAGGAGAAACAATTGGGTCAGCTGGAAGGTTGAAAAACTCTGATAATTGCGGTATATACTTTGAAGTTAGAAAAAATGTAACACCTTTAGACCCAATGACAGTTTTAGAATAACTTATAAAGGAGTGATATGATGCCTGAAGAGTTTCCACGAATTAAAAGACTTCCACAGTACGTATTTGCAGTAGTAAACGATTTAAAGGCAAGGTTAAGGAAAGAAGGAGAGGATATTATAGACCTTGGTATGGGAAATCCAGACTTGCCACCAGCTCCTCATATAATAGAAAAGCTGTGTGAATCTGCAAAAAAGAAAACAACTCACAGATACTCAATGTCTCAAGGAATACCAAGGCTTAGAAAAGCTATAACTGACTTTTATAAGAAAAGGTACGACGTAGATCTTGACCCTGAAAAAGAAGTAATAATGACGATAGGTTCTAAGGAAGGTTTGGCTCATTTAATGCTTGCAATGCTTGAACCGGGAGACATTGCAATGGTTCCAAGCCCAAGGTATCCTATTCACTACTACGCACCAGTAATAGCTGGAGCAAGTGTTTTAACTGTACCTCTTCCCTTAGAAGGGTCTGACAGTGAAAAGCAAGAACAGTTTCTAAAAAATATATATGAAACTTACGAAGACTCTTACCCTGAGGCAAAAGTCCTTATTCTCAACTTTCCTAATAACCCTACAACTATGACTGTAGATTTAGAATTTTTTAAAGAGATAGTGGCCTTTGCTAAAAAGAAAAACCTTTGGATAATCCACGACCTTGCCTATGGTGATCTTTGTTATGATGGATACAAAGCACCAAGTATTCTACAGGTAGAAGGTGCAAAAGATATTGCAGTTGAAACCTACTCTATGACTAAAGGCTTTTCAATGGCTGGGTGGAGAGTTGCCTTTGTTTTAGGAAATGAAACACTTGTATATAACCTCAAAAGACTAAAAAGCTACCTTGATTATGGAACATTTACACCAATTCAAGTAGCAAGTATAATAGCCTTAGAAGGAGATTACTCTGTTGTAGAAAAGGCTAGAGACACTTACTCAAAAAGGTTAGATATATTAGTAGAAGGACTTAATAAAGCTGGATGGCCTGTAGAAAAACCCAAGGCTACTATGTTTCTTTGGGCAAAAATTCCAGAAAAGTTTAGACATCTTGGTTCAATAGAGTTTAGTAAACTACTTTTAACAGAAGGTAAAGTAGCCGTAGCTCCCGGAATAGGTTTTGGAGAACACGGTGAAGGCTATGTTAGATTTGCAGTAGTTGAAAACGAAAAAAGAATAAGACAGGCAATCTCAAACATCAAAAAGCTTATGAAAAAGTACTGATGATACTTTACATCTTAAAAAGACTTCTCCAGATGATCCCTCTTATAGTAGGGATCACTTTTCTTTCTTTTGTTATCATCCAGATGGCTCCTGGAGATTACTTAGACCAGCTGAGAATGAACCCTCAAATATCTGAGTCTACAATTGAGAAACTAAAGCAAACTTACGGATTAGACCAACCTATCCTTATTCAATACTTTAAATGGCTTTCAAATGCATTACTATTTGACCTTGGTTTTTCCTTTAGTTATAACATGCCTGTTTTAGACCTTATAAAAGATAGAGTGCCTAACACTTTATTTTTATCGATTACCTCTGGATTACTTGCGTGGCTACTAGCAGTTCCCTTAGGAATAATAGCTGCTTTAAGGCCTAACTCTATAATAGATAGGTTTATACAGGTATTCTCATTTACATTTATGTCTTTACCTTCTTTCTTTTTAGCTTTTTTACTTTTGTTTTTTGCTGTAAAGACTGGTTTACTTCCAACTGGAGGAGCTACAAGTCCGGGTTATGAAAGTATGCCTTTTTGGGAAAAGGTTTTAGATAGACTATGGCATGTTAGTCTTCCTGCTTTTGTCCTTGCAATAACTTCTTTGGCAGGGTTAGTAAGGCTTGTTAGAAGTGCAATGATTGAAGCTCTACAGTCAGAGTACGTTCTATTTGCAAGGGCTAAAGGTTTAACTGAAAAACAGGTCGTACTAAAACATGCTTTGAGAAACGCCTTAAACCCGTTTATAACTATACTTGGTTTTGAAATAGCATCTTTGTTATCTGGAGCTGCTTTAGTAGAGATTATTGTAAACTGGCCGGGAATGGGTATGCTTATGCTTGATGCTGTTTTATCTCAAGACTTGTACCTTGTAATGGGTGGGCTTTACATAGGTTCAATAATGCTTATTATAGGAAACCTTATAGCCGACTTACTTCTTGCAAAATTAGACCCAAGAATAAGACAGAGAGAAGTTGAAGGAATACTAAAATGAAGGAAGTTTTTAAATATATCAAAAAAAATAAATTTGCTTATATCTCCCTTTATATATTAGGTATATTTTACTTTTTAGCTTTGTTTGCAGACTTTATAGCACCATACCCTTACGATATTCAGCACAGAGACACTCCTTACCATCCTCCTACCCAGATTCACTTTTTTGATGAGAAGGGGAATTTTCATTTAAGACCATTTGTTTACAAGTATGACTTTGTTGACCCTGTTTTTAAAAGTTATAAAGTAAATTACGATGTAAAATACCCAGTAGAGTTTTTTGTAAGAGGACATGAGCATTACTTACTTGGTTTTATAAAAACAGATTTACATCTTTTTGGTGTAAAAGAGGGGAAGATTTTCCTTCTTGGAGCTGATAACTTAGGAAGAGATATATTTTCAAGAATGCTTTACGCATCGAGAATATCTCTATCTATCGGTATAATAGGAGTTTTACTTTCTTTTACTATAGGAGCTGTTATAGGTGGAGTGGCTGGATACTTCGGTGGAAAAGTTGATAACATTCTTATGAGGTTGTCTGAGATAGTGATGTCTTTTCCGGGGTTTTACCTTATGCTTGCTTTAAGAGCTGTTTTTCCCATAACTTTATCTTCTGTAGAGGTGTTTTTACTTATAGTTGTGATACTGTCTTTTGTTGGTTGGGCTGGACTGGCAAGGGTTGTAAGAGGTATGGTCTTGTCTA
Protein-coding sequences here:
- the glnD gene encoding [protein-PII] uridylyltransferase, whose protein sequence is MLEVLDLDTKKKILDNYNEKKKELILKHYAGESGLEIVRQLSDLTDQTIQDFAKISFPDLENVAIIVLGGYGRRELCFKSDIDISIVYTHEDISKLKVGIENFYYCLLDLKVDIGFSPRNIRTFLDLSKEDLTVATALLQGRFLYGNEEIFKTLTDRFKKLIKSRRRAYIEATLKARKIRYQNTGSSIYMMEPHVKEGEGGLRDFHEVYWIAKVLDDVNDYKYFVEKQIILEEEYIELMNAYDYLLKIRNQMHLLCNKKCDVLTFPLQEEVAKKLGYASPEADYEELRESVERMMRLYYLNAKSINNITNRILKNLIEQENPYEEYIPIDNVFIRTSKEIDILDPKKFERDPVNILKAFKYYKDYGLNFSSTLEYLLRKNERVLKNKVLTEEEKALIREIFSNISNLPRTLKKMQDFYVLDDIIPEFGYQRCHFQYDHYHKYTTDAHAIKALEELENLQRIDSPQKKHIYEIYKEIERKDLLIWAVFLHDIGKGHKTDHSELGAELSKNILERFGYPPADVETVSFLVRHHLDMAHISQRRNLHEPKVITEFVKLIKNKELLNMLTVLTYCDANAVGPGAWNDWKFALLMELYTKSTQLLTEGSIESIEKKAEEKRIKLLEILILELGKEKAVKHLNRLSDYYIVSTPIEDILKHVKLEDKLLSSNNKFSIHFEKNTGAGYSQVIIAIKDIDNPLLIITGILSYLGINILTAYSFERKDGVYLIDLQISTSSLEAVDEAKFSRFVEILENVLKDPSYFEKISVKRQKGFKASTVPPPIFVKVDNEMSEGYTIFDVSAEDRIGLLFDIIKVFASFDIYVHMVKASTQGLRARDAFYVRTKDKEKITDSNFLKNVQEKLLEVIKS
- a CDS encoding ABC transporter permease — protein: MKEVFKYIKKNKFAYISLYILGIFYFLALFADFIAPYPYDIQHRDTPYHPPTQIHFFDEKGNFHLRPFVYKYDFVDPVFKSYKVNYDVKYPVEFFVRGHEHYLLGFIKTDLHLFGVKEGKIFLLGADNLGRDIFSRMLYASRISLSIGIIGVLLSFTIGAVIGGVAGYFGGKVDNILMRLSEIVMSFPGFYLMLALRAVFPITLSSVEVFLLIVVILSFVGWAGLARVVRGMVLSIREQEYVLAAKSYGASSFRIIAKHILPNTFSYLLIAATLSIPGYILGESALSLLGLGIQEPYASWGNMLSSARSITAISSYPWILAPGVAIFLTILAFNLLGDALRDALDPKLKRLIK
- a CDS encoding polyphenol oxidase family protein yields the protein MRLLTFDNILIAFTEKQDLNQREEKNRLPVQLSLGVDTIHIPNQKHTNKVVKVEEDLNQECDGIYTNKENTAVGVLTADCIPIVLFNSREIVVIHAGWKGLFGGIIENGFSLLKDKRAKAFIGACIRGCCYEVDKQFVNNLNISDKFYKIYNDKPYLDLVSAAVDKLIKLSVKDIYDLGECTKCSGKFFSYRNGDFESRILTAAVIKE
- a CDS encoding aminotransferase class I/II-fold pyridoxal phosphate-dependent enzyme gives rise to the protein MPEEFPRIKRLPQYVFAVVNDLKARLRKEGEDIIDLGMGNPDLPPAPHIIEKLCESAKKKTTHRYSMSQGIPRLRKAITDFYKKRYDVDLDPEKEVIMTIGSKEGLAHLMLAMLEPGDIAMVPSPRYPIHYYAPVIAGASVLTVPLPLEGSDSEKQEQFLKNIYETYEDSYPEAKVLILNFPNNPTTMTVDLEFFKEIVAFAKKKNLWIIHDLAYGDLCYDGYKAPSILQVEGAKDIAVETYSMTKGFSMAGWRVAFVLGNETLVYNLKRLKSYLDYGTFTPIQVASIIALEGDYSVVEKARDTYSKRLDILVEGLNKAGWPVEKPKATMFLWAKIPEKFRHLGSIEFSKLLLTEGKVAVAPGIGFGEHGEGYVRFAVVENEKRIRQAISNIKKLMKKY
- a CDS encoding LysM peptidoglycan-binding domain-containing protein, which gives rise to MSLKSSIKLGLISALIPFMAMAEVYEVKKGDTLEKIAKKYNVSIEDIKKANNIKDEKKLREGMKLKIPVKTSKQEKKKKVEVVEETYTVKKGDTLETIAKKYGITVKEIMDYNNMKDEKIFAGDELKIPLKGSEKKKEEKKEEVTTPSIDYSKCEVYTLKKGGTLKHVSKRTGVDVSILEKLNDIPSNQWLKAGTKVCLAPKKEKVEEKAPKSQDLENCTIIYNPTKKISLEEIARKFHTSTKKIREINNLPSSVKYVDSGQKVCVAVEDVSKSKNVVIEEKRETLKEEPKVKEESPTKEVPMPKKVEPKVANGDSLGIKLDWPVRGKVVAPFQNDDQVRHLGIDIQTECGAPVRASEDGKVIYAGDGIKAFGNLVVIRHNNGLTTVYGYLDSINVKEGRVVTKGETIGSAGRLKNSDNCGIYFEVRKNVTPLDPMTVLE
- the mobB gene encoding molybdopterin-guanine dinucleotide biosynthesis protein B produces the protein MDKPVVAIVGAHNSGKTTFIEKVVNILSSEGYNVCYIKHDPKGKAKTDTEGKDSYKVYQAGSKQVIVASPDKVSSFVRMRDYTLFDIIKNFTTQDIDIIIVEGFKTVKGIDKFEVIRKEENRQLMISKEGGLVGVITDYYQYNLTFDINNPQEFVIYLKNNYIKR
- a CDS encoding acylphosphatase, which gives rise to MQLHIIFAGRVQGVGFRKFVKKVANQMNVRGFVRNLPDGTVEVLAEADEETLKNFFQAIENGPPLASVNGIRYEFLEKEGGFDEFKIEY
- the accD gene encoding acetyl-CoA carboxylase, carboxyltransferase subunit beta gives rise to the protein MGLKDFIDKIKGRKKLKIEEGSWIKCEKCKTLLYIEDLIRNLKICPHCGYTFRMSAKERVDSLLDKVYSYDLFPKIKPVDILNFKDTKKYKDRIKEYQEKTGLNDAIIIANGLIYDREVVIASMDFNFMGGSMGSVVGAKFVRGVEFAIEKKIPFISVAASGGARMQESILSLMQMAKTAIAIDRLNKAGILYISVLTDPTMGGVSASFAFLGDIIIAEPESLIGFAGPRVIEQTIRQQLPEGFQRAEFLLEKGQIDMVVDRKNLKKTIYTLIKHTHG
- a CDS encoding ABC transporter permease, with protein sequence MILYILKRLLQMIPLIVGITFLSFVIIQMAPGDYLDQLRMNPQISESTIEKLKQTYGLDQPILIQYFKWLSNALLFDLGFSFSYNMPVLDLIKDRVPNTLFLSITSGLLAWLLAVPLGIIAALRPNSIIDRFIQVFSFTFMSLPSFFLAFLLLFFAVKTGLLPTGGATSPGYESMPFWEKVLDRLWHVSLPAFVLAITSLAGLVRLVRSAMIEALQSEYVLFARAKGLTEKQVVLKHALRNALNPFITILGFEIASLLSGAALVEIIVNWPGMGMLMLDAVLSQDLYLVMGGLYIGSIMLIIGNLIADLLLAKLDPRIRQREVEGILK